The following DNA comes from Armatimonadota bacterium.
CTCAGGCCGGCGACCCGGATACGAACTCCATTATCTCCGAGACGATCGACGTGACGCCGGGCAGGAGTCCAGACGGCAGCAGCGAAGAACCATCGCCTACTGAGGTGACAGCGCCCTGGGCTGCCACAGACGGGACGTCTTTGGCGGAGATCACCGTGATGGGATCGATCAATCAGCAGCTCGGCGGACTGCCGAGGGTCGTCCGGGTCACCAAGGAGATGGGGCAACCATTTCTTGAAGTCACGGCAGCGATCGCGCAGACGGAGAATCCGGAACAGGTCGCCACTCAGATCGTTGCGGCCTTAATGCGAAGCTACGACTACTACCAAGAGGTAAAGGTGCGCCTCATGGACGGTCAGCACGTTCTCTGGGTTGGGACCATGTCCACAGCGGCTTACGTCGAGTCGCAGGAAGAGGGGGGCGAGCCCGCGATCTTCTACGATGTTTGGCGAGCTGGCGGCTAACCCCAAATGAGGTCGGGCCTGGCGATGATCGTCTCTTTCCTGTCTGGGCCGATGCTGACGATCGCGACCGGCACTCCGACGTACTCGGCGATGAAGTCGAGGTACTTTCTCGCGCTCTCCGGCAGGTCTTCGAGCTTTCTCGCGCCGGTGATGTCGCCGTCCCAACCTTCGTGCGATTCGTAGGTCGGCTCGACGCTTTTCCAGTCAGCGACGGTGCTGGGCATGCCCTCGAGCTTCTGCCCGCCGCGTGCGTAGCCGGTTGCAACTTTCAGATCGCCGACTCCCGAGAGCACATCGACGCGAGTGACGATCAGGCCGCTGAGCGAGTTGAGCCGCGCGGAGTACTTCAGAGCGACGAGGTCGAGCCAGCCGCACCTTCTCGGACGGCCAGTGACCGTGCCGTACTCGTGGCCCTGATCTCTTATTAGCTGGCCTGTTTCGTTGAGCAGCTCCGTCGGGAACGGGCCTTCGCCGACGCGCGTCGTGTACGCCTTGCAGACCCCGAGCACGCCTGTGATATCGCGCGGGCCGATACCTGTGCCGATGCACGCGCCACCTGCGGTCGGGTGGCTGCTGGTGACGTAGGGGTAGGTGCCGCCGTCGAGATCGAGGAACGTTCCCTGTGCGCCCTCGAACAGCACGCGCTTGTTCTCTCTTACCGCGTTCTGGATCAGGCTGTCCGTGTCCCTGACATACCCTTTGAGTCTCAAGGCATAGTCCGCGTACTCATCGTACAGCTTTTCGAAGTCGATCGGCGGCTGGTCGAACATCTGCATGAGCCGGTTTTTGGCCGCGAGCACCTCCCGCAGTCTTTTCTTGAAGGTAGCTGGACAGACGAACTCGCCCATGCGGATGCCGATGCGCTGGACCTTGTCGGTATACGCCGGGCCTATCCCCCGCGAGGTCGTGCCAATCTTGTTCTCGCCTCTCGCTTCCTCTTCCAGGCGGTCGAGCAGACGGTGGTAGGGGAAAACGACGTGAGCGGCAGGGCTGATCGCCAGTTCGCCAAGCTCTGCCTGTTGCTCGCGGGTCGTGGCGATCTCTTCGAGCAGGCTCTTCGGGCAGACCGCCATGCCACCGCCCAGAACCGAGACGGTGCCGGGGTGCAGGATCCCCGACGGGAGCAGCTGGAACTTGAAGGTCTGTCCGCCGAATATGACGGTGTGGCCGGCGTTGTTGCCGCCGGAGTAGCGCACGACGACGTCCGCCTCGTTGCCGAGCACGTCCACCATCTTCCCCTTCGCCTCATCGCCCCACTGGGCGCCGACGATCACGAGCGTTGACATATGATCTGTTTCCTCATGCCCGCCAGCCCTCTACGCCAACCCGAACCAAGCCGGACAAACCCGAACTAACCCGAACCAAAATAAAAACGCCGGCGGACGCTTTGTGCGAGGATCCGCCGACCTGAAGTCGTTGAGCCTTTTCTCGACTACTCCTATTCTACAACAGGTTTCGACAACCAGCCAGGGATTTGTTCGCCAATGAGACGCGTAGCGGTTAGAATCTGGCTATGGCGCGGCATACGAAGCCTTCGAAGAAAGGGGAGGTGCTGGTCGCAATAATGAATGACCCTGCGGCCTGGAAGATCGTGCGCGAGGCAGGTTGGTACCGCGTGCCGATCGACACGGCACCGCGCCACTGGCCGCCAAAGTGGATCGCGTTCTACCAGACAAAAGTGTTCGAGGACGAGGCGTTCGCTGTTCGATACTTCGGAAAGGTCACCGAAATCCGGACGGCGACCAGGCGCGAGCTGTTCCCGGACGAGCCTTCTGGCGAGAAGTCTGGCCGCTTCTACTATCAGGTCTTCCTTGAGAAGATCGAAGAACTGCCGGAGCCCGTCTTCAGCCTCCGGCGCCGGCTGATCGTTTTTATTTCGACGACGATGCACCAGTTGATGACTGCGGAAGAGATCAACGACCTGTACGGTGAAAGCCCGCTGGAGGAGGCGGTGTGGAAACGGCTCAGGAAGCTACGCATCAATGCCGAGCGGCAGTATGCCGTGGAGGACGAAGGCGAGTGGTACCTGCTCGACTTTGCGGTGTTCTGCAAAAAGGGAAAGATCGACATCGAGACGGACGGTGACACGTGGCACTCGGGGCGATCCCGGATACGTGAGGACAACAAGCGCAACAACGCTCTGACCTCGCTCGGCTGGAGCGTGCTGCGCTTCAACGGCTCTCAAGTGCGCGAGGAGATGGCGTCGTACTGCGAGCCTCGGATCGTGAAGACGATGAACCGGCTCGGCGGACTCGACAGTTCGTCCGACTCGCTGATCGTGACCCGGGACGGAATCGTGCGGCAGATGGGCTTGTTCGAAGAAGAAGACTCGCAGGATTAGAAAACGAGAGCTACCAGTTCAGAACTCGGTGCCGTAAGATAGCGCGTTTCGGCGCTACCGTTGCACCGATGTCATGCTAGCTACGGCCCACGGCTCCTAGACGCAGGCTTCCAATAGAAGCGAACGGCGCGATAACCCGTAAGCATCAGAAGCGCTATTGGGTTTCAAGGTGTCTGATTCGCGACTTCACCGCGCTAGGCTGACGCTTGTGGAGCTTCGCAATCTCTGCGACAGCGATACCAGCGTCCAACTCCCGACGGAGCCAATCATTCTCCTTTTCGC
Coding sequences within:
- a CDS encoding DUF559 domain-containing protein, encoding MARHTKPSKKGEVLVAIMNDPAAWKIVREAGWYRVPIDTAPRHWPPKWIAFYQTKVFEDEAFAVRYFGKVTEIRTATRRELFPDEPSGEKSGRFYYQVFLEKIEELPEPVFSLRRRLIVFISTTMHQLMTAEEINDLYGESPLEEAVWKRLRKLRINAERQYAVEDEGEWYLLDFAVFCKKGKIDIETDGDTWHSGRSRIREDNKRNNALTSLGWSVLRFNGSQVREEMASYCEPRIVKTMNRLGGLDSSSDSLIVTRDGIVRQMGLFEEEDSQD
- a CDS encoding adenylosuccinate synthase, with protein sequence MSTLVIVGAQWGDEAKGKMVDVLGNEADVVVRYSGGNNAGHTVIFGGQTFKFQLLPSGILHPGTVSVLGGGMAVCPKSLLEEIATTREQQAELGELAISPAAHVVFPYHRLLDRLEEEARGENKIGTTSRGIGPAYTDKVQRIGIRMGEFVCPATFKKRLREVLAAKNRLMQMFDQPPIDFEKLYDEYADYALRLKGYVRDTDSLIQNAVRENKRVLFEGAQGTFLDLDGGTYPYVTSSHPTAGGACIGTGIGPRDITGVLGVCKAYTTRVGEGPFPTELLNETGQLIRDQGHEYGTVTGRPRRCGWLDLVALKYSARLNSLSGLIVTRVDVLSGVGDLKVATGYARGGQKLEGMPSTVADWKSVEPTYESHEGWDGDITGARKLEDLPESARKYLDFIAEYVGVPVAIVSIGPDRKETIIARPDLIWG